One part of the Vicia villosa cultivar HV-30 ecotype Madison, WI linkage group LG6, Vvil1.0, whole genome shotgun sequence genome encodes these proteins:
- the LOC131609558 gene encoding F-box protein At4g00755-like, producing the protein MPLMDQCKDFLSWVDLDTSLKIFKCLDDPADLVRVSCVSRSWRDFVVANGLSKQLCLRMFPQLSRVACVVELNHNGVKEHTEVGSSHPNECLALWKDHRVYSYLAQSCLSPVAMDCISKAIGASSTDNLPQESIDNTLEERDNIGGRFVYWSSSGQSNPNVPETLTYHLASQICVITEINIQPFQAHFQMGSPIYSAKSVRFKMGHLKPSLDDLTDVFVWTYTSPVFPMAQENRLQKFKLPEPVLCIGGILQIELLERVQSQEMDGLLYICISHVQALGIQLSPAFSVDILGPSGMFVLKRDHMANCQPPEPSENESGAALTDRDFQQIVTILRGHVMGVGAVDGWEEEDYEVDDFDEDNAF; encoded by the exons ATGCCCTTGATGGACCAATGTAAAGATTTTCTCAGCTGGGTTGATCTTgacacgtctctcaaaattttcAAGTGTCTAGATGATCCAGCAGATCTAGTCCGCGTCAGTTGTGTCTCACGATCTTGGAGAGACTTTG TGGTTGCAAACGGCCTTTCTAAGCAGTTGTGCTTGAGAATGTTTCCTCAATTATCTAGAGTTGCTTGTGTTGTTGAACTAAACCACAACGGAGTGAAGGAACACACAGAGGTTGGATCTAGCCATCCTAATGAATGTCTAGCTCTATggaaggatcatagagtctataGTTATCTTGCTCAATCCTGCTTATCTCCTGTTGCTATGGATTGCATATCTAAGGCAATCGGTGCTTCTAGCACTGATAATTTGCCTCAGGAGAGCATTGATAATACGCTAGAGGAGAGAGACAACATTGGTGGTAGATTTGTCTATTGGTCGAGTAGCGGACAAAGCAATCCCAATGTGCCTGAGACATTAACATACCACTTGGCTTCTCAAATATGTGTTATTACAGAAATCAATATTCAGCCTTTCCAAG CTCACTTTCAGATGGGGTCACCAATATATTCAGCAAAATCTGTTAGGTTTAAAATGGGTCATCTTAAACCCTCTTTAGATGATTTAACTGATGTGTTTGTATGGACCTATACATCACCGGTGTTTCCAATGGCTCAG GAAAACCGGCTACAGAAGTTCAAGCTTCCAGAACCTGTTCTCTGTATTGGTGGTATCTTGCAGATTGAGCTTTTAGAAAGGGTGCAGAGCCAAGAAATGGATGGCTTACTATACATTTG TATTTCTCATGTTCAAGCTCTGGGGATTCAGTTGTCACCAGCATTTTCTGTTGATATTCTTGGGCCCTCTGGAATGTTTGTGTTGAAGAGGGACCACATGGCTAACTGTCAACCTCCAGAGCCTTCTGAAAATGAGTCTGGAGCAGCATTAACTGATAGAGATTTCCAACAGATTGTGACTATATTGCGAGGACATGTAATGGGAGTAGGAGCTGTGGATGGTTGGGAAGAGGAAGATTATGaagttgatgattttgatgaagaTAACGCCTTCTGA
- the LOC131609559 gene encoding peroxisomal membrane protein 11C-like: protein MSSLDATRAELGLLVLYLNKAEARDKICRAIQYGSKFLSNGEPGTAQNVDKTTSLARKVFRLFKFVNDLHGLISPTPQGTPLPLVLLGKSKNALLSTFLFLDQFVWLGRTGIVENKERTELLGRISLFCWMGSSVCTTLVELGELGRLSGSMKKLEKEIKNSNKYDNEQYQAKLKKSNERTLALIKAGIDVVVAAGLLQLAPQKITPRVTGAFGFASSLISCYQLLPPASAKSKTS from the exons ATGAGTTCATTGGATGCAACTAGGGCAGAACTTGGCCTTCTTGTTTTGTATTTGAACAAGGCTGAGGCAAGGGACAAGATTTGCAGAGCAATACAATATGGTTCGAAGTTTTTGAGTAACGGGGAACCTGGTACAGCGCAGAATGTAGACAAAACAACCAGCTTAGCACGAAAAGTTTTTCGTCTATTTAAG TTTGTCAATGACCTGCATGGTCTGATAAGTCCAACACCACAGGGTACACCCCTCCCTCTAGTTCTGTTGGGAAAG tCCAAGAATGCATTGCTGTCCACTTTCTTGTTTCTTGATCAATTTGTGTGGCTTGGCAGAACCGGTATCGTTGAG AACAAAGAACGCACTGAACTACTCGGCCGGATTTCTCTCTTTTGTTGGATGGGTTCCTCAGTGTGTACCACCTTGGTTGAG CTCGGGGAGCTAGGAAGACTCTCTGGATCCATGAAGAAGTTAGAGAAGGAAATCAAGAACAGTAATAAATATGAC AATGAGCAATACCAGGCGAAGCTAAAGAAGTCGAACGAGAGGACTCTGGCACTTATCAAAGCAGGCATTGATGTAGTGGTAGCTGCTGGACTACTTCAGCTGGCACCTCAGAAAATCACTCCCCGTGTTACCGGGGCGTTTGGATTTGCTTCGTCTCTGATATCTTGCTATCAG TTGCTTCCTCCTGCTTCTGCCAAGTCAAAAACATCATGA
- the LOC131609560 gene encoding protein CELLULOSE SYNTHASE INTERACTIVE 3-like, whose translation MEEDGADASCSIEDWLLHVEELVPIALDKAEEVKVKVKVKGFSGRWKMIISRLEQIPLMLSNLSSHPCFSKNALCKEQLQAVSSLLRDVIDSAELCLKEKYEGKLQMQSDLDALIGRMDLNLRDCGLLIKTGMLGEATASSVSGSVEQSDAAAHNNIRELLARLQIGHLESKHKALDCVVEVMKEDEKNVLDVLSRSNISALVQLLTASSTRIREKTVTVICSLVESGSCEDWLVSEGVLPPLIRLVESGSPVGREKAAISLQRLSMSADTSREIVGHGGICPLIELCRTGDSVSQAAAACTLKNISAVPEVRQVLAEEGIVKVMINLLASGMLLGSKEYAAECLQNLTASNESLKRSVVSEGGVRTLLAYLDGPLPQESAVGALRNLIGSVSEETLVSLGLLPRLVHVLKSGSSGAQQAAASAICRVSSSTEMKKSVGESGCIPLLVKMLEAKPNSAREVAAQALSCLMTVSYNRREVKKDDKSVPNLVQLLDPSPQNNAKKYAVLCLGLISSSKKCKKLMISYGAIGYLKKLNEMDIPGAKKLHERLEKGKLRGLFGKKIV comes from the coding sequence ATGGAGGAAGATGGTGCTGATGCAAGTTGTTCAATAGAAGATTGGTTGTTACATGTAGAGGAACTTGTTCCTATAGCTCTTGATAAAGCAGAAGAGGTTAAGGTTAAGGTTAAGGTTAAAGGTTTTTCTGGTAGATGGAAGATGATCATATCTAGATTAGAACAGATTCCGTTGATGTTATCGAATTTATCGAGTCATCCGTGTTTTTCGAAGAATGCTCTTTGCAAGGAGCAGTTGCAGGCTGTGTCGAGTTTGCTCAGAGACGTGATTGATTCGGCTGAGTTGTGTTTGAAGGAGAAATATGAAGGTAAGCTTCAGATGCAGAGTGATCTGGACGCGTTGATTGGGAGAATGGATTTGAATTTACGAGATTGTGGACTTTTGATCAAAACTGGTATGCTTGGCGAGGCTACTGCGTCGTCCGTGTCTGGTTCTGTGGAACAATCAGATGCtgcagcacataataacataagGGAGTTACTCGCGCGGCTTCAGATCGGTCATTTGGAATCGAAGCACAAAGCTTTGGATTGTGTTGTTGAGGTTATGAAAGAAGATGAAAAGAATGTTTTGGATGTTTTGAGCAGGAGCAACATTTCTGCATTGGTTCAATTGCTTACAGCATCATCAACTAGGATAAGGGAGAAAACAGTTACTGTTATATGCTCGCTCGTCGAATCAGGTAGCTGCGAGGATTGGCTAGTTTCCGAAGGGGTTCTTCCGCCTCTTATAAGACTCGTCGAATCAGGCAGTCCTGTAGGTAGAGAAAAGGCCGCGATATCGCTGCAGAGGCTATCAATGTCGGCTGATACGTCACGTGAAATAGTTGGACACGGAGGCATTTGTCCGTTGATCGAGCTTTGTCGAACCGGAGATTCTGTTTCTCAGGCTGCTGCAGCTTGTACATTAAAGAACATATCAGCAGTTCCTGAGGTGAGACAAGTTTTAGCCGAGGAAGGGATTGTTAAGGTTATGATCAATCTGTTAGCCTCTGGAATGTTGTTAGGCTCCAAAGAATATGCAGCAGAATGTTTGCAGAATCTCACTGCAAGCAACGAAAGCCTAAAGAGATCTGTCGTATCCGAAGGCGGTGTTAGGACTCTTTTAGCCTATCTCGACGGTCCACTTCCTCAAGAATCCGCTGTCGGGGCGTTGAGAAATTTAATCGGATCGGTTTCCGAGGAAACACTGGTTTCGTTAGGACTACTTCCGCGTTTGGTCCACGTCCTAAAATCCGGATCCTCGGGAGCGCAACAGGCCGCTGCATCAGCAATCTGCAGAGTTAGCAGCTCGACCGAGATGAAGAAATCGGTCGGCGAATCCGGCTGCATTCCTCTCCTTGTAAAGATGCTTGAAGCTAAACCAAACAGTGCAAGAGAAGTTGCTGCACAAGCATTATCATGCTTGATGACAGTGTCTTATAACAGAAGAGAAGTTAAAAAAGATGATAAAAGTGTGCCTAATTTGGTTCAGTTGCTTGATCCTAGTCCACAAAACAATGCAAAAAAATATGCAGTTCTTTGCCTAGGATTGATTTCTTCAAGTAAGAAATGTAAGAAGCTAATGATCTCTTATGGTGCTATTGGATATTTGAAGAAACTTAATGAGATGGATATTCCAGGAGCTAAAAAGTTACATGAGAGATTAGAAAAAGGAAAGTTGAGAGGTTTGTTTGGAAAGAAAATAGTGTAA